From the genome of Niabella agricola, one region includes:
- a CDS encoding alpha/beta hydrolase has product MCNPTALIPFFPKKGTANGTAVLIFPGGGYFLLSLPACEEIARGLNRAGITAFIVKYRLPHDAIMVDKSTGPLQDAQAALQLVRKRAVEWELNPGKIGLMGLSAGGHLASMAATQLNRVLISNNAQINLRPDFLALLYPVIVYDPAIPRTRENLIGKHPSPELLKLYSTDQHVSAKTPPTFLVHAADDDVIPVKNTLAFFNALLRQGVKTEMHILQSGGHGFALTDLNSGDQWFRQFKSWLTENGF; this is encoded by the coding sequence TTGTGTAACCCAACCGCCCTCATCCCCTTTTTTCCAAAAAAAGGAACCGCCAATGGTACTGCAGTGCTCATTTTCCCCGGGGGCGGATACTTTCTTTTGTCATTACCTGCCTGCGAAGAAATAGCCCGGGGGCTTAATAGGGCGGGCATCACTGCCTTTATCGTAAAATACCGCCTGCCTCATGACGCTATTATGGTGGATAAATCGACCGGCCCCTTACAGGATGCTCAGGCGGCCCTTCAGCTGGTGCGCAAACGAGCAGTAGAATGGGAACTGAACCCGGGAAAGATCGGTTTAATGGGGCTTTCAGCTGGCGGGCACCTGGCGTCTATGGCGGCTACGCAACTAAACCGGGTCCTGATCAGCAACAACGCTCAAATCAATCTCCGGCCCGATTTTTTGGCCCTGCTCTACCCGGTTATCGTGTATGACCCGGCGATTCCCCGAACCCGCGAAAACCTCATCGGCAAACATCCATCCCCGGAACTGCTAAAGCTGTACAGTACCGACCAGCATGTTTCTGCGAAAACGCCTCCCACGTTTTTGGTGCATGCGGCGGATGATGACGTAATTCCAGTAAAGAATACGCTGGCATTTTTCAATGCCTTATTGCGGCAGGGCGTAAAGACCGAAATGCATATCCTGCAATCCGGCGGTCATGGCTTTGCATTAACCGATCTTAACAGCGGGGATCAATGGTTTCGCCAGTTCAAAAGCTGGCTAACCGAAAACGGTTTTTAA
- a CDS encoding AIR synthase related protein, translating into MSLYSKRGVSAQKEEVHAATEKLDKGLYEKAFCKIYPDVLVGDADWANVMHADGAGTKSILAYLYWKETGDASVWRGIAQDAIVMNLDDLLCVGIYDQLAFSSTIDRNKTVIPAEVLSEVINGSQEFFDTMRKFGIDITYMGGETADVGDVVRTIAVNGTMTARWPRKKLITNEKIRPGNVIVGLASFGKTNYESAYNSGLASNGLTSARHDVLKKEYAKKYPETFEPGLPDEVVYIGPHGMTDTIEVDGSPTTIGKLLLSPTRTFAPVMKVLLEEHFEAINGLIHCSGGGQTKCMKYVPEQVTIVKDNLFTPPVIFDIIQKASGADAREMYQVFNMGTRLEIYTNEKDADAIIGVATALGVEAQVIGRVEASEKQTLEIHTGSETIRF; encoded by the coding sequence ATGTCGTTGTATTCCAAAAGAGGGGTTTCTGCACAAAAGGAAGAAGTACATGCTGCAACAGAAAAACTGGACAAAGGGCTTTATGAAAAGGCTTTTTGCAAAATTTACCCGGATGTGCTGGTAGGCGATGCCGATTGGGCAAATGTGATGCACGCAGACGGGGCCGGTACCAAGAGTATCCTGGCCTACCTGTACTGGAAAGAAACGGGCGATGCCAGCGTATGGCGGGGCATCGCGCAGGATGCCATCGTGATGAACCTGGACGATCTCTTATGCGTGGGTATCTATGATCAGCTGGCCTTTTCCTCCACCATCGACCGCAATAAAACGGTGATTCCGGCGGAAGTACTTTCGGAAGTGATCAACGGCAGCCAGGAGTTTTTTGATACCATGCGGAAGTTTGGCATCGACATTACGTATATGGGCGGAGAAACGGCGGATGTAGGCGATGTGGTGCGTACCATTGCGGTGAATGGTACCATGACGGCCCGCTGGCCCCGGAAAAAGCTCATCACCAATGAAAAGATCCGGCCGGGGAATGTAATTGTAGGACTGGCATCTTTTGGAAAAACGAATTACGAAAGTGCATATAATAGCGGACTAGCCAGCAACGGCCTCACCAGCGCCCGCCACGATGTACTGAAAAAAGAATACGCTAAAAAATACCCCGAAACCTTTGAGCCCGGTCTGCCGGATGAGGTGGTATACATCGGCCCCCATGGCATGACGGATACGATCGAGGTAGACGGTAGCCCGACCACCATCGGGAAATTATTGCTGAGCCCCACCCGCACTTTTGCCCCGGTAATGAAGGTATTGCTGGAAGAGCATTTTGAGGCTATCAACGGGCTCATCCATTGCAGCGGGGGCGGACAAACCAAGTGTATGAAATATGTACCGGAGCAGGTAACCATCGTAAAAGACAACCTGTTTACCCCGCCGGTAATATTTGACATCATTCAAAAAGCCAGTGGTGCCGATGCCCGTGAAATGTACCAGGTATTTAATATGGGTACGCGGCTGGAGATTTACACCAACGAAAAAGATGCGGATGCCATTATAGGTGTGGCAACTGCATTGGGTGTGGAGGCACAGGTAATCGGCAGGGTAGAAGCCAGCGAAAAACAGACCCTTGAAATTCATACCGGCAGCGAAACCATCCGGTTTTAA
- a CDS encoding helix-turn-helix domain-containing protein yields MPFCSSTRATIPVRFSLHPYQYLIRLRLEHAAQLLQQTTVPVQEITWICGFENTSAFSRAFRSVYGIQPSVYRRPK; encoded by the coding sequence GTGCCTTTCTGTTCCTCAACTCGTGCGACAATTCCGGTCCGCTTTTCACTGCACCCTTATCAATACCTGATTCGGCTCCGCCTTGAGCATGCAGCGCAGCTGTTGCAGCAAACAACAGTGCCGGTACAGGAAATTACCTGGATCTGCGGCTTTGAAAATACCAGCGCGTTCAGCCGCGCATTCAGGAGCGTCTATGGCATCCAGCCATCAGTTTATCGCAGGCCGAAATAA
- a CDS encoding SDR family oxidoreductase, giving the protein MKFALVTGANKSIGFEVAQQLAREGIFVYLGSRNLENGVEAADTLKAKGFSNVEAIQLDITDDASVRKAREKIGNKTNGLDILINNAGIYGGYSQTALNSTVDQFKAVYDANVYGAVRVTQAFIDLLKNAPAPRIVNVSSSQGSITLHSDPTYKYYDYKAAVYLSSKAALNMYTVVLAYEFKNTPFKINAVCPGYTKTDFNGHRGPGTVEDAGKRIVKYALIGDDGPTGKFFSEENNPETGAIPW; this is encoded by the coding sequence ATGAAATTTGCATTAGTAACAGGAGCCAACAAAAGCATTGGTTTTGAAGTGGCACAGCAACTGGCCCGGGAAGGAATCTTTGTTTACCTCGGCAGCCGGAATTTAGAAAATGGTGTTGAAGCCGCTGATACATTAAAAGCGAAGGGATTCAGCAATGTAGAAGCGATTCAACTTGACATTACCGATGATGCATCGGTACGTAAAGCCCGTGAGAAAATAGGTAATAAAACAAACGGGTTAGACATCCTTATTAATAATGCGGGGATTTATGGTGGTTATTCGCAAACGGCTCTTAATTCGACGGTTGACCAGTTTAAGGCGGTGTATGATGCAAATGTATACGGCGCCGTACGCGTTACGCAGGCGTTTATTGATTTATTGAAAAATGCGCCGGCGCCCCGTATTGTAAACGTCAGTTCCAGTCAGGGCTCCATTACCCTCCACAGCGATCCAACCTATAAATACTACGACTATAAAGCTGCGGTATATCTTTCTTCCAAAGCGGCCTTAAATATGTATACCGTGGTGTTAGCGTACGAGTTTAAGAACACGCCCTTTAAAATAAATGCCGTTTGCCCGGGGTATACAAAAACCGATTTCAATGGGCATCGGGGACCGGGAACGGTTGAAGATGCGGGGAAACGGATCGTAAAATATGCGCTTATTGGTGATGATGGTCCAACAGGAAAATTTTTTAGCGAGGAAAATAATCCTGAAACAGGAGCAATACCCTGGTAA
- a CDS encoding bifunctional riboflavin kinase/FAD synthetase, translating to MHIHRNIEALPAFKNAVITIGTFDGVHEGHRKVIRQLTTQARAVNGESVIITFHPHPRKVVNSSILGLRLINTLAERIELLESLEIDHLVIIPFTEVFANQLPEDYLCNFLIEKFRPHTIIIGYDHRFGRDRMGDYKLLEQLQEKYHYALQEIPKHILDNISISSTKIREAILKGDTTTTNHLLGYDFFFEGEVVHGDKLGRELGYPTANLKITDEEKIIPGNGIYAVYVTLAGNPRRLKGMMSIGLRPTVNGTKRTVEVNIFDFDASIYGQTLRVYVKQFLREEVRFDSLEALVKQIDQDKVDSLAVL from the coding sequence ATGCACATTCACAGGAATATTGAGGCGCTGCCTGCATTTAAAAATGCCGTTATCACCATCGGCACCTTCGACGGGGTGCACGAAGGCCATCGCAAAGTGATCCGTCAGCTTACCACCCAGGCCCGGGCTGTAAACGGCGAATCGGTCATCATTACCTTTCATCCCCACCCCCGCAAAGTGGTGAACTCCTCCATCCTGGGGCTGCGCCTGATCAATACGCTGGCAGAACGGATCGAATTGCTGGAATCCCTGGAAATCGATCACCTGGTGATCATCCCCTTTACGGAGGTGTTTGCTAACCAGCTCCCGGAGGACTATCTCTGCAATTTCCTGATCGAAAAGTTCCGGCCACATACCATTATCATCGGGTATGACCACCGTTTTGGGCGCGATCGTATGGGCGACTATAAGCTGCTGGAGCAACTTCAGGAAAAATACCATTACGCACTGCAGGAGATTCCCAAACATATCCTGGATAATATTTCTATCAGCTCTACCAAAATCCGCGAGGCCATCCTGAAGGGCGATACCACGACCACCAATCATTTACTGGGCTATGATTTCTTTTTTGAGGGGGAGGTGGTTCACGGTGACAAGCTGGGGCGCGAGCTGGGCTATCCTACCGCCAACCTGAAGATCACGGACGAAGAAAAGATCATCCCGGGCAATGGCATTTATGCGGTTTATGTTACCCTGGCCGGAAATCCCCGCCGCCTTAAAGGCATGATGAGCATTGGCCTGCGGCCTACGGTAAATGGAACCAAACGCACTGTGGAGGTGAATATTTTTGACTTTGATGCCTCCATTTACGGACAAACCCTGCGGGTATATGTAAAACAGTTCCTGCGGGAAGAAGTGCGTTTCGATTCGCTGGAAGCCCTGGTGAAGCAGATCGACCAGGATAAGGTGGATAGTCTGGCGGTGTTGTAA
- a CDS encoding aspartyl/asparaginyl beta-hydroxylase domain-containing protein → MICFAKIPLIPPASIAAELAGYPYHWQSHFNTLHYQGAWTVLPLRTPGGKDSIVPDLMGEQTYADTTHMQHFPSVELLLRSLNCPVQSVRFLNLKAGAEIKPHRDHELAFEMGEARLHFPIVTNPDVAFFVEETRLNMQPGDCWYINANLTHQVSNKGNTDRVHLVIDCLVNDWLRGLFSQSDQHRKEDPVDTVKQQQVITALRLQNTPTATQLANQMEQELRMR, encoded by the coding sequence ATGATCTGCTTTGCCAAAATACCGCTTATACCTCCTGCCTCCATTGCTGCAGAGCTGGCCGGCTACCCGTATCACTGGCAGTCACATTTTAATACCCTGCATTACCAGGGAGCATGGACCGTATTGCCCCTGCGTACACCGGGAGGAAAGGACAGCATTGTACCCGACCTGATGGGTGAACAAACCTATGCCGATACTACGCATATGCAGCATTTCCCTTCTGTTGAGTTGCTGCTGCGCTCCCTGAATTGTCCCGTACAGTCGGTACGTTTCCTGAATTTAAAAGCGGGCGCCGAGATCAAACCACACCGCGACCATGAACTGGCTTTTGAAATGGGGGAAGCGCGGCTCCATTTCCCCATTGTAACCAATCCGGACGTTGCATTCTTCGTAGAGGAAACCCGCCTGAATATGCAGCCGGGCGACTGTTGGTATATCAACGCCAATCTCACACACCAGGTCAGTAACAAAGGTAACACGGACCGGGTGCACCTGGTGATCGATTGCCTGGTCAACGATTGGCTGCGTGGGCTCTTCAGCCAGTCGGATCAGCACAGGAAAGAAGATCCGGTTGATACAGTAAAGCAACAGCAGGTTATTACGGCACTGCGCTTGCAAAACACCCCAACCGCAACACAACTTGCCAATCAAATGGAGCAGGAATTACGGATGCGTTGA
- a CDS encoding ATP-binding cassette domain-containing protein, with amino-acid sequence MSKAFGDNVILKDAKAEIERGDKIALIGANGKGKSTLLRIMPMRNPITATANGDINVEESFYAQHQLEALTLENTILDEMRGCGSQMTDLELRALLGCFYSAAMMPIKDPDPQRGRKARVALAKTIVSKANFLMLDEPTNHLDMHSVDLLINALNRYEGTMIPGKPRPALYFKSATRSGKS; translated from the coding sequence TTGTCGAAGGCATTTGGCGACAACGTGATCCTGAAAGATGCCAAGGCGGAGATCGAGCGGGGCGATAAGATCGCACTGATCGGGGCCAACGGTAAAGGAAAATCGACCCTACTGCGGATTATGCCGATGCGGAATCCTATAACGGCAACCGCAAATGGGGACATAAACGTGGAAGAAAGCTTTTATGCCCAGCACCAGCTGGAAGCCCTCACCCTGGAAAATACCATCCTGGATGAAATGCGGGGCTGCGGCAGCCAGATGACGGACCTGGAATTGCGGGCGCTGCTGGGTTGTTTTTATTCAGCGGCGATGATGCCGATAAAAGATCCGGATCCTCAGCGGGGGCGAAAAGCCCGCGTGGCCCTGGCGAAGACTATCGTAAGCAAGGCCAATTTCCTGATGCTGGATGAGCCTACAAACCACCTGGATATGCACAGTGTGGACCTGCTCATCAATGCTCTTAACCGATACGAAGGCACGATGATTCCTGGTAAGCCACGACCGGCACTTTATTTCAAAAGCGCCACAAGATCTGGGAAATCGTAG
- a CDS encoding AraC family transcriptional regulator — MVRFMMHTPLEVVRQRMEAVSTVDFQNHFFQICIVVSGQGCLGMGAHRTAFRPGSVILLTPDDVHHFELEQPTEFLMVRFSSSYIRSFEWKKMNQMECILYYARYLTGCIMRTPADNVLVTSIATSLLHTLEHPDLYQEDVVKHFVNALIVIAARNIEKAGPPAASENVDKKLLDIIHYIEGHIFDPVQLKAAAIGKAFGVSAGYIGQYFQRRSGETLQHFITQYKLRLIEHRLKFSDMRVNEIATEFGFTDESHLNKYFKKQKGVALTRFRKEYAAKTVVPHTEAG; from the coding sequence ACACCGCTTGAAGTGGTTCGCCAGCGCATGGAAGCCGTATCTACGGTGGATTTTCAGAATCATTTTTTCCAGATCTGTATCGTAGTGAGCGGGCAGGGCTGTCTGGGGATGGGGGCACACCGCACGGCATTCCGACCGGGAAGCGTGATCCTGTTAACGCCGGATGATGTCCATCATTTTGAACTGGAGCAGCCCACAGAATTCCTTATGGTACGTTTCAGCAGCAGTTACATCCGGTCTTTTGAGTGGAAAAAGATGAACCAGATGGAGTGCATCCTTTATTATGCCCGTTATCTTACAGGCTGCATTATGCGAACGCCCGCCGATAATGTGCTGGTTACCTCCATTGCCACATCGCTGCTGCATACCCTGGAGCATCCGGATCTTTACCAGGAAGATGTGGTGAAACATTTTGTCAACGCTCTGATCGTGATCGCGGCGCGCAATATTGAGAAAGCGGGACCGCCGGCCGCATCGGAAAATGTAGATAAAAAACTGCTGGATATCATTCATTATATTGAAGGCCACATCTTTGACCCGGTGCAGTTAAAGGCTGCAGCTATCGGGAAGGCCTTTGGTGTTTCCGCCGGGTATATCGGCCAGTACTTTCAGCGGCGCTCGGGAGAAACGCTGCAGCATTTTATTACGCAATATAAGCTGCGCCTGATTGAGCACCGGCTGAAATTTAGTGATATGCGGGTGAATGAAATTGCAACGGAATTTGGTTTTACCGATGAAAGTCATCTCAACAAGTATTTTAAAAAGCAGAAGGGGGTGGCATTGACCCGGTTCCGGAAAGAATATGCAGCAAAAACGGTAGTCCCGCATACGGAAGCCGGCTGA
- a CDS encoding VOC family protein, producing the protein MNLASIRIITTEVRPLVEFYEAVTGGQFTFYTEDFAELSTASGTLAIGSTRTLELFGGQAVAAAASNQSVIIEFYVDDVDERYQLLSDRSYSGIVQAPTTMPWGNRSLLFRDPDGNLVNFFTPVSDAARKRFGKEV; encoded by the coding sequence ATGAATCTAGCATCTATCCGGATCATTACCACGGAAGTCAGGCCATTGGTTGAATTTTATGAAGCTGTTACCGGCGGGCAGTTTACCTTTTATACAGAAGATTTTGCGGAACTGAGCACCGCTTCCGGCACCCTGGCAATTGGAAGTACCCGCACGCTGGAGCTATTTGGCGGGCAGGCAGTGGCGGCAGCTGCCAGCAACCAGTCGGTTATTATTGAGTTTTATGTGGATGATGTAGATGAGCGATACCAGCTGTTGAGCGATCGGTCGTATAGCGGAATTGTGCAGGCGCCCACCACCATGCCCTGGGGTAACCGGTCCTTATTGTTCAGGGATCCGGATGGCAACCTGGTTAATTTTTTTACACCGGTGTCGGATGCGGCCAGGAAGCGGTTTGGTAAAGAAGTCTGA
- a CDS encoding ATP-binding cassette domain-containing protein: MELLGGYNIQHKTEEVLQGLGFSNADLNRPYKEFSGGWRMRVLLAKMILAKPDLLLLDEPTNHLDLPSIEWLEKYLQHTRVPW, translated from the coding sequence ATGGAGTTGCTGGGCGGCTATAACATTCAGCATAAAACCGAGGAAGTGCTGCAGGGGCTGGGGTTTTCCAATGCCGACCTGAACCGTCCGTATAAAGAATTCAGCGGGGGATGGCGGATGCGGGTACTGCTGGCCAAGATGATCCTGGCCAAGCCCGACCTGCTGCTGCTGGATGAGCCCACCAACCACCTCGATTTGCCTTCCATTGAATGGCTGGAAAAATACCTGCAGCATACCAGGGTGCCGTGGTGA
- a CDS encoding helix-turn-helix domain-containing protein, with product MNMQEQKEKNEGLQHEGLGIKIRSNDNPYLAADMQKKLLEPRRLSSYFIVLIESGSITYHLDARDFTLTEGHLLFAMPNQLFTPPVKTADLKYFKLLFDENTLALLPQQFPFLVNPFHTPTIVLDGAAKERVTTVFGILNQLLYINKHATDTEILLAYLGTLLSELNSAYFKNKEPVHILNPNLSKFIEFKLEVETALTEQPSINAIAEKLALSTNSLYRIVKEYAGTSPKDYFINRLMAEAQRKLRYTNTSVKELAYELGFNDPDYFSRLFKKSTGKSASEFLSRQDLSGE from the coding sequence ATGAACATGCAAGAGCAAAAAGAGAAAAATGAGGGTTTACAGCACGAGGGGCTGGGAATAAAGATCCGCTCAAACGACAACCCATATCTTGCTGCTGATATGCAAAAGAAGCTGCTGGAACCGCGCCGATTGTCTTCCTATTTTATTGTATTGATTGAAAGCGGTTCCATTACCTATCATCTAGACGCCCGGGACTTTACGCTTACGGAAGGGCACCTGCTTTTTGCGATGCCCAACCAGCTGTTTACGCCACCGGTTAAAACAGCGGATCTTAAATATTTCAAGCTGCTGTTTGATGAAAATACATTGGCCTTGCTGCCACAGCAATTCCCGTTCCTCGTAAACCCTTTTCATACACCAACCATCGTTTTGGACGGCGCCGCAAAAGAACGGGTAACAACGGTTTTTGGAATTTTAAATCAGCTGCTTTACATAAACAAACATGCCACCGACACGGAGATCCTGTTGGCGTACCTGGGCACATTGCTGTCGGAATTAAACAGTGCCTATTTTAAAAACAAAGAACCCGTCCATATCTTAAACCCGAACCTTTCAAAGTTTATCGAGTTTAAATTGGAGGTAGAAACCGCTCTTACAGAACAGCCTTCCATCAACGCCATTGCGGAAAAACTAGCTTTATCCACCAATAGTTTGTACCGGATTGTAAAAGAATACGCCGGCACATCCCCCAAAGACTATTTTATCAACCGCCTGATGGCGGAAGCTCAGCGTAAACTGCGCTATACAAATACTTCGGTCAAAGAACTGGCCTATGAGCTGGGGTTTAATGACCCCGATTATTTTTCAAGGCTTTTTAAAAAAAGCACCGGGAAAAGCGCCAGTGAATTTTTGTCCAGGCAGGATTTGTCGGGAGAATAA
- a CDS encoding ATP-binding cassette domain-containing protein produces MLIGLQNVTFEFGARIIVEDATWHIQPNERIGLIGYNGTGKSTLLKLFVNQYTPSAGTVERSKETTIGYLHQDLLSFDTNDSILQVAMSAFEKVLQLEKK; encoded by the coding sequence ATGTTAATCGGCTTACAGAATGTTACGTTTGAATTTGGTGCAAGGATCATTGTAGAAGATGCTACCTGGCATATACAGCCCAATGAACGCATCGGGCTGATCGGTTATAACGGCACGGGTAAATCCACCCTGCTGAAATTATTTGTGAACCAATACACTCCTTCAGCAGGAACCGTGGAGCGCAGCAAGGAAACCACCATTGGCTACCTGCACCAGGACCTCCTGAGTTTTGATACCAATGATTCCATTTTACAGGTGGCGATGAGCGCTTTTGAAAAAGTGCTGCAGCTGGAAAAGAAATAG